Below is a window of Coregonus clupeaformis isolate EN_2021a unplaced genomic scaffold, ASM2061545v1 scaf0400, whole genome shotgun sequence DNA.
ccactactttccccaatttTACACATTCATTTGTCTcactcctacacactgctgccacatgcccataagtttgacacctgtaacagcgtaatgtattcggcacaaaagcttgtACGGGCTAACTtgtatatcctaacatcactttgttgggcaaagactcaacatcaaaactcaaaagggggcctaccgagtggcgcagcggtctaaggcactgcatcgcagtgctagaggcgtcactagaCCCGGGTTCgttcccgggctgtgtcgcagccagccgcaaccgggagacaaatgaggcggcgcacaattggcctagcgtcgtccgggttaggggaaggtttggCTAGCCGGGATGcattgtcccatcgcgctctagcgaacccatgtggcgggccgggcgcctgcaaactgacttcagtcgccagctggacggtgtttcctccgacacattggtacggctggcttccgggttaagcgagcagtgtgtcaggaagcagtgcggcttggcagggtcgtgtttcggaggacgcatggctctcgaccttcacctctcccatgtccgtaggggagttgcagtgatgggacaagactgtaactaccaattggatatcacgaaaaaggacAGACATCGACTCTTCTGTTTCACAACTCCGGCTACCCTGTCTGCGTCGCatcaaacgacgagcatcacaaactgGAAGACATTCCATTGTTCTGCGTCCCATCTCAttgccctctttctctctgtttgtcctcATTTCAGTTGGTGTTTGTGTCCAGTAATGCCAAGGACAGCCTGGGGTCTGTGATGTTCCCGTACTACCTGATGAAGGGCTGCAGCATCGAGCAACCAGTCTTCGCCGCCAATTACATCAGGGGCACAGTTTCTGCTGAGGCTGGGGGTAGGCAGCAATTTGTTGTCCTCCtgtagcattcaacaccataatgaGGAAAGAACTATAGAGCATGCAAAGTGTGTATGGCCTCCAGCCCCAGGTATGGCCTGATGTATCCTAGGAATACATGCAGAAGTGAATCAGTGACGCAAGGGTGATTTGCCAAGGCCAGATATTTTCAGAGGCTGACATCAGTCTGTAAACCACAATCTCATTTTACTTTACAATGTCTGTCTGTGTCAAAGTTTTTAGCAGCATTAGTAGAAATTGAAATGTGACATCTCCAAGGCGCTGATTATAATTCAATATCAGACGTGCAATTTAATGCAAAGACAAGTACACAGTGCTCATCAATGTATTAACAGTCCTTTCTTTGGTTTCAGGAGGCTGGGAAGGACAGGCTAGCTTCAAGATGTCTTTTTCCAATGGGGGAGCCATCGAGTTAGGTCAGCACCTCTTCAAACTGGCAACAAATGGTAAGTCATTTTATGACTGTCATGTTTGTCAGTACAGTGCCTATTTGTCATTCAACATATCTGCTTTACTCAGTTTATATCGTACAATTAAATAATTCATTAAACATGTACATCATGAAAGCACTTCCTTGTAATGCAGTCAAAGTTTGTTATATTTGTTAGGCTACATATTTGTTATACATGTTACTCTTTTTGTCAAGTCCAGTCTGTATTTAGGTTTAACCCTCAACTTTGTTTTAGCATCTCGTGCCCCTCCTGCTCAAAACGGAGGTGCCTCCTATGGCTACCCCTCACCTGGAGTGATGAATGGCTACGGCCCGCCACCTGTTCCTCAGAACTACCCGTATGCACCCCCACCCCAGCAGAATGGTTTCTACCAGGCTCCCCCAGGCGACATGGGCTATCCCTACCCTATGGCAGCCGCAGGTCTGTTATTAAATAACTTTATCATCACTATAAAACTGTATGTTATGCAGGCTTGGGTCATAATAATTGAGAATCAAAGCTATGATGCTAGCAGATTGACATTTACATCAGAGATTGCATAGCACTTAAATACGGAAATATTTTGGATAATGCCTCCATTCTTATGAGTGTATGAATTTGATTGATTGGTGTCAATATTTATAACTACTTGAAGTAAAGATGTGTCCCCAAGGCTGTTATGAGTATTTTGGGTATTCTCTCTCGTGTTGCAGGAATGTACCCATCTGCCCCTGCCTACATGGCCCCACCTCCCCCGTATCCTGGGCCCCCCCAAAACTGGGCTGCTCCCCCTgcaggtctgtctctctgtctctttctgtatgTCTGCATCGCTGCATCTGTCTGATCCCATCAGTCTGCTTCAATATGAAGCACATGACGCATGGCACTGAGAAAGGAGTGCTGATGTCGTAACCGGTACACATCATATTAAAAAGGAGAAACAAACAAAATACCTCTCACCCCTAGTCTCCCTTACCCCATGAAACAACCCAGTTGGCCTAAACTCAGTACGCCTCATTTAGATGTCAATTGTGTGTCTATTTGTGGGTTTTGGAGAATTGAAAGAGAGTTGGAAGTGTGCCTCTGTGAATCATTCTGTCCGGAAGATGTCTTGTCACGAGTGTCCTGCTGCAATATACTGGGCTGAGTGTGCTCCATTGTCTCTCCTACTCCACAGTTACAGTAGCATGTGCTTCTGTATCAGTTACTGTACATGTGCATTATTCGCCCCTCATTTCTCTCTCCCTGATCCTCAGGTAATGCCAAGGCAGCAGAGGCAGCAGGCAGCGCCTATTACAACCCCAACAACCCCCACAATGTCTACATGCCCATGGTAAGGGACCTGTTATTCTCTCCATGTCCATTCAGTGCATGCACTTTATGCTGTGTTGATGTTTTCAGTTCAGTATTTTAAAGATATTCTATCACTGTTTATTCTCACATAGGAACAGCCTCCTCCCTATGCGCCTTCTGCCCCTCCTGCTCCTTACCCAGGCTATCCAGAGAAGAAGAACAACTAAAGCTCAATAACCATCATGTTGAGTACCTCCCTTCCCCTAATAAACACAACAGCAAATGATTAAGGGGATGATAATTATTAGACTGTAAAGGAAAGTATAAAGTACTATATTGACAAAAAGGCAAGATTATCTTTCTGGCAATTCACACAAGTAATTTTGGGGCACAACAATGTTGGTACATTTTCTTATAGACATTTTCAAATGATGAATGTTTCCTTTTACTCATGAGTAAAGCTTTATTTAACCCCCCTCCCACTTAGTTTATTTTATATGGTAACTTGCCAACTAAATGGTTATTCACTTAACAGATAAGTATTCAATCTTTCCAGTTATCATGGTGggctctctctccttcagtctgTTAGAATGTGGAACTGTCTGGTTCTTGGGAAAGGGTATCTAACTGCCCTGTTGAGTTGAACTACATGTGATGGGCAGTATGGGGAATGTATAGGCATGAAATATTTACAGAATTTTTTTAATCCAGAGGTTTGTTAcctaaatacattttataaaatTTCGATTAAAATTATGACGCGTATTAACAAAACGACAATTTCTATTCCTACTAGTattgtaaagtatttttacaTTCACGTTCAGAGTAAGTGTTTCCATTGTGTTTGTGCGTGGTTTAAGTTTGTTCCAGAGAGCCTTGAATGAAGGCTGAAGGTCCCAGTGCTCAATGCACACCATACCTTTCTAGATTATTTCTGGCTTTTTATTGAAGGAAGTGCATGTTGTTTGAATATGGGAATTGGATGGAGTACTGACATGTACCGCTACATATGTGAGATTATTGGTAATGTGCGATGTTCCTAGATCTCGCAAATAACTTGTATTGAACCTAGAGATGATGTTGTAACTGGTCACATGAATAACCCATGCCCCAGTCAAACCCTGTATATTGTATTGATGAATGCAAAGCCCGGCTTAAACCAAAACCCTACTCTCTGTGTAATTATACAAGTGTGGGGTTACTAGGCCATGTATTTATTTAGCCGCTAGCCCGCTACACAGTGCTTTCTTGCAGTTGTGACGAATTAACCTGTGAAAACCACTAATTTATTCCTGATTAAACTGGGTTGTAGTGACTAACAGACTATATAATTGTTATTTTCTCAGAGTGCATAGAGAGGACATTTTGTACTAGTTTTAGGTTAGAGGTTTGGTTGGTTATAATTATTATCTGCTTAAATTCATCAAATGTCTGTGAAATATCTTGTTTGTAAACCCCATTCCTTATTTGGAGTTCTTCATATTGATTCAAAATCTAATAATGAATAATAAATAGATGTTTATGTAAAAACCTATCCAAAACAGTGGTGTACCAGTATTTTAAGCATTATCTTTTGTttttatagaaataaaaaataaaaataaacgtcAGTATTTCACAAAAAATCTTATTAGTAATATCTTGAATAACATATTTATTATGATATGAAACACTATCAAACCATGACGATATCGTCAATCCATATTTTCACAGAAAATCACACACTATACAGAGGTATTTTAAAATAGTTTCAAGAATCATAATAAATAACATTACAATTCCAAGACTCCAAATACAAGCACACCAAAACATTCACTACACACAACTGCTGCTATCTTGAAAATGTTAATGTGATCATCACAGGATTAGACATCTTGAAAGATAACATTTAAGGAATGACTAATACATTTCTCCTTCATATCCTCCCCACCAACTAATTCATACTAAGGAAAATATTTGACTATCACTACTCTATGGCTCAATTCCTAGTTTATTTCCAATTCCCTCCCTTGGGAAAAGGGTGCTTTTTAAAACTTAATGACTTATTGAATACTTAACTGTAATTTTGTTTTTATGGCGTGTGAAGTGAAGCATAATTTAATTAGACTGCTGAATAGTGATATGTGTACAGCCTGATTTAATGTGCTTTTCTTCCAAGCACTATGAAGCATATTTTAAGGGGAGTGTCAACCCATGGGTGGACAAAATTCGAAGTTGAGTTAATGATGTACCATCTGTACCACCTATAACACACAGCAGTACTTTGTGGTTAGTGGCTCCTACTACTAGGCCACTTAATATCCAGTTACTGGTAATGGTACTGTACTATTGCACTACTTTGGGCCAGTAACTATATAGCCCGCTGCCCATCCCTCCCCCTTATGACCTTTCAATAGTCTAATAGTCTTCTTTGCATCACCTCTCCTTCATTTGCActgatttgaaaacaaatcccATTATTTTCACACATCCTATTGTTTTGGGATGAAGATCAAGATGTGGAGTAATCAGTGAagactaaggagaggagaggatgagaggaagcGACTATAGACTATTATTAAGAGTCGGTCTTAATAATGCTGCCCTTATGGCTCCTCCTGTAGGAACCACACCTCGTTGCGTCGGCCGTAGGGTTTCATTGGCGGGTTGTAGGTGCAGCAGAAGTACTGTTTCCGCTGAAAGGGGGCAGTCTCACCCAGAGTTTTGGT
It encodes the following:
- the LOC121550958 gene encoding WW domain-binding protein 2, giving the protein MALNRNHSQNGGLLINNGESVLRECKNVELSFSDVTSKTDLLRGTKKGTVYLTPYRLVFVSSNAKDSLGSVMFPYYLMKGCSIEQPVFAANYIRGTVSAEAGGGWEGQASFKMSFSNGGAIELGQHLFKLATNASRAPPAQNGGASYGYPSPGVMNGYGPPPVPQNYPYAPPPQQNGFYQAPPGDMGYPYPMAAAGMYPSAPAYMAPPPPYPGPPQNWAAPPAGNAKAAEAAGSAYYNPNNPHNVYMPMEQPPPYAPSAPPAPYPGYPEKKNN